The Neobacillus sp. OS1-2 genome includes a window with the following:
- the spoIIIAA gene encoding stage III sporulation protein AA — METILPYLPKNIADLINKIPPDQKEELEEIRIRVNRPIEMMVKGAPRFLSYIVQSEDAIHLLNKISHFSIYTLEEELKRGYITVSGGHRIGLAGKVILEDGKVKAIRDISSFNIRVAREKVGIAEPIIPFIYKGNWMHTMIIGPPQTGKTTLLRDIARIISTGNRAGGIQASKVGVVDERSEIAGCVHGVPQLSFGPRLDVLDACPKAEGMMMLIRSMSPDVLIVDEIGRKEDAEAIQEAVHAGIKLIMTTHGTSIEELRKRPSLRDLIDQKIFERFVILSRSSGPGTITHIFNESGHEMNQKVRVTK, encoded by the coding sequence ATGGAAACCATCCTTCCCTATTTACCGAAAAATATTGCCGACCTAATCAACAAAATCCCTCCTGACCAAAAAGAAGAATTAGAGGAAATTCGAATTCGTGTTAACCGGCCAATTGAAATGATGGTAAAGGGAGCCCCGAGGTTTTTATCCTATATTGTTCAATCTGAGGATGCTATTCATCTTCTAAATAAAATTAGCCATTTCTCCATTTATACGCTGGAGGAAGAACTAAAACGCGGGTATATAACCGTATCCGGAGGACATCGGATTGGACTGGCCGGAAAGGTCATTCTTGAGGATGGCAAGGTTAAAGCGATTAGGGATATTTCCTCATTTAATATACGAGTTGCTAGGGAAAAGGTGGGGATTGCCGAACCTATCATTCCGTTTATTTATAAAGGTAACTGGATGCATACGATGATTATTGGACCGCCACAAACAGGAAAGACGACACTGCTACGTGATATCGCCAGAATTATTTCTACAGGCAACAGGGCAGGAGGAATTCAGGCAAGTAAGGTGGGAGTTGTGGATGAACGGAGTGAAATTGCTGGTTGTGTCCATGGGGTTCCGCAATTATCTTTTGGCCCCCGTCTTGATGTGTTAGATGCCTGCCCAAAGGCAGAAGGAATGATGATGCTGATCCGTTCGATGAGCCCAGATGTCCTAATCGTGGATGAAATTGGTCGAAAAGAAGATGCTGAAGCCATTCAGGAGGCTGTTCATGCTGGTATAAAACTAATCATGACCACGCACGGGACGAGCATAGAAGAACTAAGAAAACGGCCATCCCTAAGGGATCTAATTGACCAAAAAATTTTTGAACGATTTGTCATCCTTAG
- a CDS encoding SIMPL domain-containing protein, producing MYQYLPPNRNGFHHKGQLIKVTGEGELAIQPDSASVNLGVITEYKELIAAQQQNSNEVSKVINALLGLGIPQNQLQTFDYRIESDYDYDQGKQTFRGYKITHLLQVNIEDLSIIGKVVDTAVKNGVNYVSNVQFKAKNKDAFYQQALSLALTNAIEKAKTIAGTLNVTLVPTPSLVVEGGGTVQPFNHQSETFVKSVSSTQFEPGQIIVKATISAEFHYQTPYKAPL from the coding sequence TTGTATCAATACTTGCCGCCTAATCGAAATGGATTCCATCACAAAGGCCAGTTAATAAAGGTAACAGGCGAAGGGGAACTTGCAATCCAGCCTGATTCGGCTTCAGTGAACTTAGGGGTTATCACTGAATACAAGGAATTAATCGCAGCGCAGCAGCAGAACTCTAATGAAGTGTCAAAAGTAATCAATGCACTGCTCGGACTTGGAATTCCACAAAACCAATTACAAACCTTCGATTATCGAATTGAATCGGATTATGATTACGATCAAGGGAAACAAACTTTTCGAGGCTATAAAATAACTCATCTATTACAGGTGAATATAGAAGATTTATCAATCATAGGGAAAGTAGTGGATACAGCTGTTAAAAACGGTGTCAATTATGTCTCTAATGTACAATTTAAAGCGAAGAATAAAGATGCATTTTATCAGCAAGCCCTGTCCCTTGCCCTTACAAATGCCATCGAAAAGGCCAAAACAATTGCCGGGACATTAAATGTAACGCTAGTACCGACACCAAGCTTAGTGGTGGAGGGAGGGGGTACGGTTCAACCCTTCAACCACCAGTCTGAAACATTTGTTAAAAGCGTCAGTTCAACACAATTCGAACCAGGACAAATCATAGTAAAGGCAACAATCTCTGCTGAATTTCATTATCAAACACCATATAAAGCACCACTTTAA
- a CDS encoding TlpA disulfide reductase family protein, translating into MNQRVIKLLVLILIVGMFGFFGYSLVSKGKHTDIGDKAYNFELPKIDGSNTKLSDYKGKVVILNYFASWCAPCKEELPELEAFQKDYGDQYPFLMINRGETIDKINKVTDHNKAGMNYLFDYNAKVSKLYNVTGQPETFVIDKQGIIREHFNGPVTEMQLYNWAKKYDK; encoded by the coding sequence ATGAACCAGCGAGTTATCAAATTACTCGTATTGATACTGATTGTGGGGATGTTTGGCTTTTTTGGATATAGTTTGGTATCCAAGGGCAAACATACGGATATTGGTGATAAAGCATATAATTTCGAACTTCCAAAGATTGATGGAAGTAATACCAAGCTCTCGGACTATAAGGGGAAGGTTGTTATTTTAAATTATTTTGCCAGCTGGTGTGCACCTTGTAAAGAGGAGCTTCCGGAACTTGAGGCTTTTCAAAAAGACTATGGTGATCAGTATCCATTTCTTATGATTAATCGCGGTGAGACCATTGATAAGATAAATAAGGTAACAGATCATAATAAAGCAGGAATGAATTATCTATTCGATTATAATGCCAAGGTGTCGAAATTGTATAATGTGACAGGACAGCCTGAAACATTTGTTATTGATAAACAAGGTATCATAAGAGAGCATTTTAATGGACCAGTAACAGAAATGCAGTTATACAACTGGGCAAAGAAATATGACAAATAG
- a CDS encoding CcmD family protein has protein sequence MNYEYMLGAYSVAWVVIFAYMFIIGKRHNKLKKEIEFLKQLDQ, from the coding sequence ATGAATTATGAATATATGTTAGGTGCTTATTCTGTCGCTTGGGTGGTTATCTTTGCTTATATGTTTATTATCGGAAAAAGACACAACAAACTTAAAAAGGAAATTGAATTCTTAAAGCAGCTCGATCAATAG
- a CDS encoding cytochrome c biogenesis protein, with amino-acid sequence MSMNLEREKATLPKTQVADAKSTNLSKMLFAATVISMLVSLYFIFIFAAEEKSMHAAQKIFYFHVSSAWLAFMAFFVTFVFSILFLIKRKRIFDTYAYVSAEIGVVFTIIVLTTGPIWARSAWNTWWVWEPRLITTLILFFIYIAYIMIRQMDGVWDKKARLSAVFGIIGFADVPIVFFAIRWWQTKFHPIVFGDGPSQKGGGIEDTMLAALLITITSFTILYSYLLYKGVSFENMRMKVEQYKEKLREKMEN; translated from the coding sequence ATGAGTATGAATCTCGAACGAGAGAAAGCGACGCTTCCTAAGACACAGGTGGCAGATGCGAAATCAACGAATCTCTCAAAAATGTTGTTTGCTGCTACAGTCATCTCAATGTTGGTTTCTCTTTACTTTATTTTCATCTTTGCAGCGGAAGAAAAATCAATGCATGCCGCCCAAAAGATCTTTTATTTTCATGTAAGCTCTGCCTGGTTAGCGTTTATGGCATTTTTTGTCACATTTGTTTTTAGTATTTTGTTCTTAATCAAGCGGAAAAGAATATTTGATACGTATGCCTATGTTTCAGCTGAAATTGGAGTTGTGTTTACAATTATTGTATTAACGACAGGTCCTATTTGGGCCAGGTCGGCTTGGAATACATGGTGGGTATGGGAGCCGCGTTTAATCACAACATTAATTCTTTTCTTTATCTATATTGCCTACATAATGATTAGGCAGATGGATGGCGTATGGGATAAAAAGGCTCGACTTTCAGCAGTGTTTGGCATCATTGGTTTTGCAGATGTTCCAATCGTATTCTTTGCTATTCGCTGGTGGCAAACGAAATTTCACCCAATTGTTTTTGGGGATGGCCCATCTCAAAAGGGCGGCGGGATTGAGGATACAATGTTAGCAGCATTGCTAATCACAATTACTTCATTTACCATTCTTTATTCCTACCTGCTTTATAAGGGTGTTTCTTTTGAAAATATGCGAATGAAAGTTGAGCAATATAAAGAAAAATTAAGAGAAAAAATGGAAAATTAG
- a CDS encoding heme exporter protein CcmB, whose protein sequence is MNLYRTALFLAKKDLYSELKTKQILTTQIIFAGLVIVVFSFAFDPANNTTKAVIPGVIWVIIVFAGILGLNRSFISEQRNDTIQGLLVAPMEAQSIYLGKFLANFAMMLVVELVSIPFLFLLFDFKFLGSLPYFILTIFLGSFGFIAIGTFLAALAANSKSSEMLLPLLLFPITTPILIGVVQATKIILSNMEKLSSAIAWIQLVTAYDVIFFVVCFLLIDYVLEV, encoded by the coding sequence ATGAATTTATATCGAACAGCCCTCTTCCTAGCAAAAAAAGATTTATATTCAGAGTTAAAAACAAAACAAATTCTCACGACACAGATTATATTTGCGGGACTTGTGATTGTTGTTTTCAGTTTTGCATTTGACCCGGCGAATAACACAACTAAGGCTGTTATTCCAGGAGTCATTTGGGTCATTATCGTGTTTGCTGGTATTTTAGGTCTGAACAGATCGTTTATCTCGGAGCAGCGAAATGATACAATACAAGGCTTACTTGTTGCACCAATGGAAGCCCAAAGCATTTATTTAGGGAAGTTCCTGGCCAATTTTGCGATGATGCTCGTAGTGGAACTTGTTTCCATCCCGTTTCTATTCTTGTTGTTTGATTTTAAATTTCTGGGCAGTCTTCCTTATTTTATTTTAACCATTTTCTTAGGCAGCTTTGGATTTATTGCGATTGGAACATTCTTAGCAGCCTTGGCCGCCAATTCTAAAAGCAGTGAGATGCTCTTGCCATTATTGCTTTTTCCCATTACAACCCCAATCTTAATTGGAGTGGTTCAGGCCACGAAAATCATTTTATCGAATATGGAAAAGCTTTCGAGTGCGATTGCCTGGATTCAATTGGTCACGGCGTATGATGTTATCTTCTTTGTTGTATGTTTCTTATTAATAGATTATGTGCTGGAGGTTTAA
- the ccmA gene encoding heme ABC exporter ATP-binding protein CcmA: MIEIKKLTKQADNKLILRGVDLHIEKGETVAILGPNGAGKSTLLKVLATLIKPTSGRVLINGMELKKNQIEIKKLLGYLPHSSLLYDHYSPLENLVFFGNIYGVKDAEQKAVQLVKEVGLSFFLNEPVKNFSRGMIQRIAIARAIVHDPAVLLLDEPHTGLDQGAITILNNVILSMKEKGATTLMVTHDFKQAAEICDRVIIVKNGKIVDDFKIENKNLGYVSEKYELQVEAVS; this comes from the coding sequence ATGATAGAAATAAAAAAACTAACCAAGCAAGCTGACAATAAGCTGATACTGCGTGGTGTAGATCTCCATATAGAAAAAGGAGAAACGGTAGCGATACTTGGACCAAATGGTGCTGGTAAGAGTACGCTGTTAAAGGTGCTGGCAACCTTAATAAAACCCACATCAGGACGAGTGCTGATTAATGGAATGGAATTGAAAAAAAACCAGATTGAAATCAAAAAATTATTAGGTTATTTACCCCATTCCAGCTTACTTTATGATCATTACTCCCCGTTAGAAAATCTTGTTTTCTTTGGGAATATATATGGGGTAAAAGATGCCGAACAAAAAGCCGTTCAACTTGTAAAAGAAGTAGGATTGTCCTTCTTTTTAAATGAACCGGTGAAGAACTTTTCACGCGGTATGATTCAGAGGATTGCTATCGCTCGGGCAATTGTTCATGATCCGGCCGTTCTACTTTTAGACGAACCTCATACTGGACTGGATCAAGGTGCAATTACGATTCTCAACAATGTGATTCTTTCTATGAAAGAAAAGGGTGCAACAACCTTGATGGTCACTCATGATTTCAAACAAGCAGCTGAAATTTGTGACCGGGTCATTATTGTGAAGAATGGGAAGATTGTCGATGACTTTAAGATAGAAAATAAAAATTTAGGCTATGTTTCTGAAAAATATGAGCTTCAAGTGGAGGCTGTGTCATGA
- a CDS encoding cytochrome c-type biogenesis protein CcmH: MKNKIYLGLLIIAFIFQGSFIRVEAKEFDYKSPEFKAVAQQFACTCGCGQDHYECDPNTCNLTTDFKKDLVEMMNKGWDKDKIREYYVNIYGEEILTSPEKSGFSLTAWVLPFVVIGVAGVAVLILIRKWVKKKGTEETVNEYETTEDEVEGEILSSMIDEERKKYL, encoded by the coding sequence ATGAAAAATAAAATTTATCTTGGGCTCCTCATTATTGCGTTTATCTTTCAAGGTTCTTTTATTCGCGTGGAAGCAAAAGAGTTTGATTATAAATCTCCTGAATTCAAAGCGGTTGCCCAGCAATTTGCCTGCACTTGTGGCTGCGGGCAGGATCATTACGAATGTGATCCCAATACCTGTAATCTGACAACTGATTTTAAAAAGGACTTAGTTGAAATGATGAACAAAGGCTGGGATAAGGATAAAATCCGTGAGTACTATGTCAATATTTACGGTGAAGAAATATTGACTTCACCGGAGAAAAGCGGTTTTAGCCTGACTGCATGGGTTCTTCCATTTGTGGTCATAGGAGTAGCTGGAGTAGCTGTGTTGATCCTCATCCGTAAATGGGTGAAGAAAAAAGGAACCGAAGAAACAGTCAATGAATATGAGACCACTGAGGATGAAGTGGAAGGAGAAATCCTTTCTTCCATGATCGATGAAGAACGCAAAAAGTATCTTTAG
- a CDS encoding heme lyase CcmF/NrfE family subunit translates to MFLFANATIYIGLAIAIFSLLILTLGISTKNQKFINSGKGGMIALFICAAFAMLSLFYLLATSQFQYEYVSDYTSSELPIIYKLTALWAGNAGSLLLWTFFLTLYMIMITFSRKMKGNPMVPYISAILMANAVFFFFILGFVAKPFLLLDTVPIEGKGLNPMLQNPGMIIHPVTLYLGYVGLAVPFAFAMAALLLKNVDDFWIKMTRRWTIVAWLFLSLGNIFGGQWAYVELGWGGYWAWDPVENASFMPWLTATAFLHSVMIQERKNMLKIWNISLIIVSYALTLFGTFLVRSGVLTSVHAFANSNLGLYFLIFMGIAVILALYVLMSRYNLLKRSAGEFNSFVSKESSFLVNNLLLVGAAFAVFWGTIFPLVSEAIRGTKVTVGLPFFNKVEAPILLSMMFVMAVCPMLAWQRSTIKNLKKNFMIPAILAIVGMTLMVVLGIQKAWAVIGYGVIILLLITHFLEFYRGVKARRKMTKETPIVALYRLMIRNRRRYGGYIVHLGIAFITMGIIGSQNYDVETMKTVPLGGTIELKDYRINYERLDQKKEGINDIVYADLTVFRNGKKLGTFQPEKVFYGNWEQPSSEVAIISSVKEDLYIVLSAWEDDGKATFVVKINPMMNWLWFGSFMIVIGALFAVWNGKYGNVTPRYTGVRKEVS, encoded by the coding sequence ATGTTTTTATTTGCCAACGCAACAATTTATATTGGATTAGCCATTGCCATTTTTTCGCTCCTCATTCTTACCTTGGGGATCAGTACCAAAAACCAAAAATTTATTAATAGCGGAAAAGGTGGAATGATTGCATTATTTATCTGCGCAGCATTTGCGATGCTTTCCTTGTTTTACCTTTTAGCAACATCTCAGTTCCAGTACGAATACGTAAGTGATTATACAAGCAGTGAATTGCCAATCATTTATAAACTAACTGCTCTTTGGGCAGGGAATGCTGGTTCCTTATTATTATGGACATTCTTTTTAACTCTCTACATGATTATGATTACCTTTTCGCGGAAGATGAAAGGAAATCCAATGGTTCCTTACATCTCTGCCATACTGATGGCCAATGCGGTTTTCTTCTTCTTCATCTTAGGTTTTGTCGCAAAACCATTTTTATTATTAGATACTGTTCCGATCGAAGGAAAAGGGTTAAACCCTATGCTGCAAAACCCTGGAATGATCATTCATCCTGTTACCCTTTACCTTGGGTACGTAGGTCTTGCCGTTCCATTTGCCTTTGCAATGGCTGCCCTGCTTCTGAAAAATGTTGATGATTTCTGGATTAAAATGACGAGACGCTGGACGATAGTTGCTTGGTTATTCTTAAGTCTTGGAAATATCTTTGGCGGTCAGTGGGCATATGTGGAACTGGGCTGGGGCGGCTACTGGGCATGGGATCCGGTTGAAAATGCTTCCTTTATGCCATGGTTAACAGCTACCGCCTTCTTACATTCCGTGATGATTCAAGAGCGGAAAAATATGCTGAAAATATGGAATATCAGCCTAATAATTGTTTCTTATGCCCTTACACTGTTTGGAACATTCCTTGTACGAAGCGGCGTTCTAACATCTGTCCATGCATTTGCAAATTCAAATCTAGGATTATACTTCTTAATCTTCATGGGTATTGCCGTCATTCTAGCATTATATGTTTTAATGAGCCGCTACAACCTGCTTAAACGCAGTGCAGGGGAATTTAATTCGTTTGTATCAAAAGAGAGCAGCTTCTTAGTTAACAATCTACTACTTGTCGGGGCAGCATTTGCCGTGTTCTGGGGAACCATTTTTCCACTAGTATCTGAAGCTATACGCGGTACCAAAGTCACTGTAGGTCTGCCATTCTTTAATAAAGTGGAAGCACCTATTCTTTTATCGATGATGTTTGTCATGGCCGTTTGTCCCATGCTTGCCTGGCAGCGTTCTACTATTAAAAATCTTAAGAAAAACTTTATGATTCCAGCAATCCTTGCGATTGTTGGCATGACACTCATGGTGGTATTAGGGATTCAAAAAGCGTGGGCAGTCATTGGCTACGGAGTTATCATTCTATTATTAATTACCCATTTCCTAGAGTTTTATAGAGGGGTAAAAGCTAGAAGAAAAATGACGAAAGAAACACCTATTGTAGCATTATATCGTTTAATGATCCGGAACCGCCGCAGATATGGCGGATATATCGTTCATCTTGGGATTGCTTTCATTACTATGGGGATTATTGGCTCACAAAACTACGATGTTGAGACTATGAAAACGGTACCTCTTGGGGGGACGATTGAGCTTAAGGACTATCGGATCAACTATGAGCGTTTAGACCAGAAAAAAGAAGGAATTAACGATATCGTTTATGCAGACTTAACTGTATTTAGGAATGGGAAAAAGTTAGGAACTTTCCAACCTGAAAAAGTATTCTATGGAAACTGGGAACAGCCTTCATCCGAAGTGGCGATTATTTCTTCCGTTAAAGAAGACCTATATATTGTCCTAAGTGCTTGGGAGGATGATGGTAAAGCCACATTTGTAGTGAAAATAAATCCGATGATGAACTGGTTATGGTTCGGGTCTTTCATGATCGTGATTGGTGCACTATTCGCCGTTTGGAACGGAAAATATGGAAATGTCACTCCGAGATACACGGGAGTACGCAAAGAGGTATCTTAA
- a CDS encoding cytochrome c maturation protein CcmE, which produces MKKNTIVMLGGFIIAGAIVFLLMAATPGSSGVELTMKELMATQEQHKEDFVTVEGLLIEDSIKWNPDKIELKFDVKDNEGNLMHVIHNGPKPDNFSEGVITILQGSPTKKDTFAAESVKTRCPSKYEGKDMKDYDPETHKEKLNQPPKEK; this is translated from the coding sequence ATGAAAAAGAATACGATTGTGATGCTTGGAGGATTTATTATAGCCGGAGCTATTGTGTTCCTTCTTATGGCAGCAACGCCGGGTTCGAGCGGTGTTGAGTTAACCATGAAAGAGTTAATGGCGACACAAGAACAGCATAAAGAGGACTTTGTAACAGTAGAGGGTTTATTAATTGAAGACTCAATTAAATGGAATCCAGACAAAATTGAATTGAAATTTGATGTGAAAGACAACGAAGGTAACCTTATGCATGTCATTCATAACGGCCCCAAACCTGACAACTTTTCTGAAGGGGTTATTACCATTCTCCAAGGATCTCCTACTAAAAAAGATACATTTGCAGCTGAATCTGTGAAAACCAGATGTCCTTCAAAATATGAAGGTAAAGACATGAAGGATTATGATCCTGAAACACATAAAGAAAAGTTAAATCAACCACCGAAAGAAAAATAA
- a CDS encoding c-type cytochrome, with product MKRILIGFYILIIIGIIVCISNSDIFARKNSKAIAAGEKLYTKNCLICHGSTGKGEGANAGTALNSQNLLSSVSDKDLYNSVKFGREGTGMPAYGPRLSEKDLLNLVDFIRNWQTEDIEFDVPKVISGDLERGEKQYNLYCLNCHGEAGAGKLKMGTVLANPQYLKYTTDQQIWIGTAYGREETRMGPSLKGLEGARQLKKEDITDIVTYIRSLEKK from the coding sequence ATGAAAAGAATATTAATCGGGTTCTATATTTTGATTATTATTGGAATTATTGTTTGTATAAGTAATAGCGATATTTTTGCCAGGAAGAATTCGAAAGCGATTGCTGCAGGAGAAAAGCTATATACAAAAAATTGTCTTATCTGCCATGGGAGCACAGGAAAAGGTGAAGGCGCAAATGCTGGAACGGCACTTAATAGCCAGAATCTTCTTAGCTCTGTATCAGATAAAGACTTGTATAATTCCGTGAAATTTGGCAGGGAAGGCACTGGTATGCCTGCATATGGACCTAGATTATCCGAAAAGGATTTATTAAATCTTGTCGACTTTATACGGAATTGGCAAACAGAAGATATTGAATTTGATGTACCAAAAGTAATTTCTGGTGATCTGGAACGTGGAGAAAAACAATATAATTTGTATTGTCTTAATTGTCATGGCGAAGCAGGTGCCGGTAAATTGAAAATGGGAACCGTTCTCGCCAATCCCCAGTATTTAAAATACACAACGGATCAGCAAATTTGGATTGGTACAGCCTATGGTCGGGAAGAAACAAGAATGGGCCCTTCGTTAAAAGGACTTGAAGGTGCCAGGCAATTAAAAAAAGAGGATATAACCGATATTGTTACTTATATTCGTTCCTTAGAGAAAAAATAA
- a CDS encoding PCYCGC motif-containing (lipo)protein: protein MKRITSLLFLFILIAIAAAGCSSKMDDVTLDKKHTPLPDYVLNSSEKIQETYILASTYPDVVAQVPCYCGCFAQDGHKSNLDCFIDQMGSNNAVKEWDSMGISUDVCIDIAREAIEMHLDGKSPKKIYQLITKKYEDFGEPTPTPEPK from the coding sequence ATGAAACGAATAACATCTCTTTTGTTCCTTTTCATTTTAATTGCGATTGCAGCAGCTGGCTGCAGTTCTAAAATGGATGATGTGACGCTTGATAAAAAACATACGCCACTTCCAGATTATGTATTAAATTCTTCGGAAAAAATTCAAGAGACCTATATCTTGGCATCCACCTATCCGGATGTTGTTGCACAAGTCCCTTGCTATTGCGGATGCTTTGCACAGGATGGTCATAAAAGCAATTTAGATTGCTTTATTGATCAAATGGGATCAAATAATGCTGTTAAAGAATGGGATTCGATGGGTATATCGTGAGACGTCTGTATTGATATCGCCCGGGAGGCGATCGAAATGCATCTTGACGGTAAAAGCCCTAAGAAAATTTATCAGTTAATCACTAAGAAGTATGAAGATTTTGGGGAACCAACTCCAACACCTGAACCAAAGTAG
- the efp gene encoding elongation factor P: MISVNDFKTGLTIEVDGGLWRVLDFQHVKPGKGAAFVRSKLRNLRNGAIQEKTFRAGEKVEKAQIDNRKMQYLYASGDSHVFMDMDSYEQVELPASNIEYELKFLKENMEVHIMMFNHETLGIELPNTVELEVTETEPGIKGDTASGGTKPATLETGLMVQVPFFVNQGDKLIINTTEASYVSRA; the protein is encoded by the coding sequence ATGATTTCTGTTAACGATTTTAAAACAGGGTTAACAATTGAAGTAGATGGAGGCCTATGGCGCGTCCTGGATTTCCAACATGTTAAGCCTGGTAAGGGTGCAGCGTTTGTACGTTCAAAGCTGCGTAATCTTCGAAATGGTGCGATTCAAGAAAAAACATTCCGTGCCGGTGAGAAAGTAGAAAAAGCGCAAATCGATAACCGAAAAATGCAATATCTGTACGCAAGCGGTGATTCCCATGTGTTTATGGATATGGATTCCTATGAACAAGTAGAACTTCCAGCAAGCAATATTGAATACGAACTAAAGTTTTTAAAAGAAAACATGGAAGTCCATATTATGATGTTTAATCATGAAACATTGGGTATTGAATTGCCAAATACGGTTGAATTAGAGGTAACGGAAACGGAGCCAGGAATTAAAGGTGATACAGCTTCCGGCGGCACTAAGCCTGCAACCCTTGAAACGGGCCTAATGGTTCAAGTTCCATTCTTTGTTAACCAAGGAGATAAATTAATCATCAATACAACAGAAGCTTCTTACGTGTCACGTGCGTAA
- a CDS encoding aminopeptidase P family protein: MEKVDKLRSNFSQYGIDGILITSPFNRRYISNFTGTAGVVLITADKAQFITDFRYIEQASKQCQGFEIVKFSSSIPEEIARLAKELGIKKLGFEEAHVTYSLFKVYEKEVEAELVPISDVIEKLRLIKTDAEIKILKVAADIADAAFKHILDFIRPGKTELEVSNELEFFMRRAGATSSSFDTIVASGHRSALPHGVASDKVIEAGDFVTMDYGAYYNGYVSDITRTVAVGEPNPKLKEIYDIVLEAQLLGMAGFKPGLTGREADALTRNYITEKGFGDYFGHSTGHGIGLEIHEGPGLSMKSEVTLAPGMVVTCEPGIYIPGLGGVRIEDDTLITQNGNEAFTHSTKELIIL, from the coding sequence ATGGAAAAAGTAGATAAATTAAGATCGAATTTTTCGCAATATGGTATTGATGGGATTCTAATTACCAGTCCTTTTAATCGCCGTTACATATCTAACTTTACCGGAACTGCCGGTGTTGTTTTAATTACAGCCGATAAGGCGCAGTTTATTACAGACTTCCGCTACATTGAGCAAGCATCAAAACAGTGCCAAGGTTTTGAAATTGTCAAATTTTCTAGTTCCATTCCCGAAGAAATAGCACGACTCGCTAAGGAATTAGGAATTAAAAAACTAGGTTTTGAGGAAGCTCATGTTACCTATTCTTTATTTAAAGTATATGAGAAAGAAGTGGAAGCTGAACTTGTACCGATTTCCGATGTAATTGAAAAGTTACGCTTGATTAAGACCGATGCAGAGATTAAGATATTAAAGGTAGCAGCAGATATTGCTGATGCTGCATTTAAACACATTTTAGACTTCATTCGACCTGGAAAAACGGAACTTGAGGTATCGAATGAATTAGAGTTCTTTATGAGAAGGGCCGGAGCGACCTCATCTTCCTTTGATACTATTGTGGCATCAGGTCATCGTTCTGCATTGCCGCACGGTGTCGCAAGTGATAAAGTGATCGAGGCTGGAGATTTTGTTACTATGGATTACGGTGCCTATTACAATGGGTATGTCTCTGATATAACCAGAACAGTTGCTGTTGGTGAGCCCAATCCCAAGCTTAAAGAAATTTATGACATTGTTCTTGAAGCGCAGTTACTTGGTATGGCAGGATTCAAACCAGGACTAACAGGTAGGGAAGCGGATGCTTTAACTAGAAACTACATAACGGAAAAGGGTTTTGGAGACTACTTTGGTCATTCAACAGGTCATGGCATTGGACTTGAGATTCACGAAGGTCCTGGCTTATCAATGAAATCTGAAGTTACTTTAGCACCAGGAATGGTTGTAACGTGTGAACCGGGTATCTATATCCCAGGTCTTGGCGGTGTTCGAATTGAAGATGATACGCTCATAACCCAAAACGGTAACGAGGCATTTACCCATTCAACCAAAGAACTAATTATACTGTAA